Proteins from a genomic interval of Oleidesulfovibrio alaskensis DSM 16109:
- the dnaN gene encoding DNA polymerase III subunit beta, producing the protein MYLKVFKEDVIDGLQKAANIIPAKTGAAYLRSIWLKAEAGMVHVLSTDSNIEFRGSYKAEVTEEGLAGVQGRAFVDLIRKLPAGEITLHLDPKTGTLGIEQGRRKYTLPTNDTAWFQNFSDYPESGSVFWSGDFLQELIDKLSFCISDEDTMEAIACMSMKPRQDNAIEACGLNGHQFAMQRFLNDDIHALLPAEGILVQKKYLMELKKWLGADEIELNIDNKRLFFRTGDKRETFSLPLSYYQYPDYTSFVSKLSTPDAGALEVNRKDMMAALDRVLIFNTDNNRCTYFDLEAGEVSLSSQGQEVGSASESLEGTYDGSLKRIAFPTRNLIEIMNHYQSDSMRFTLTGTEGPCGLTGENDPDYLVIVMPMKIVEETYYSEEEV; encoded by the coding sequence ATGTATTTAAAAGTTTTCAAAGAGGACGTGATCGACGGACTTCAGAAAGCAGCCAACATCATTCCCGCCAAAACAGGAGCGGCTTATCTGCGTTCCATCTGGCTGAAAGCTGAAGCGGGTATGGTGCATGTTCTTTCCACCGACTCCAATATCGAGTTCAGAGGATCGTATAAGGCGGAAGTGACCGAGGAAGGTCTTGCCGGAGTTCAGGGGCGTGCCTTTGTGGATCTTATCCGCAAGCTTCCTGCCGGAGAGATCACCCTGCATCTTGACCCCAAGACCGGTACGCTGGGCATTGAACAGGGACGCCGCAAATATACGCTGCCCACCAATGACACCGCATGGTTCCAGAATTTTTCTGATTATCCGGAAAGCGGCAGTGTTTTCTGGTCCGGTGATTTTCTGCAGGAACTCATCGACAAGCTGTCTTTCTGCATAAGCGACGAAGACACCATGGAAGCCATTGCCTGCATGAGCATGAAACCCCGTCAGGACAACGCCATTGAAGCCTGCGGACTGAACGGCCACCAGTTTGCCATGCAGCGGTTCCTCAATGACGATATTCATGCGCTGCTGCCTGCCGAAGGCATTCTGGTGCAGAAAAAATATCTTATGGAGCTGAAGAAATGGCTCGGTGCCGATGAGATAGAACTGAACATTGACAACAAGCGTCTTTTCTTCCGCACGGGTGATAAGCGTGAAACATTCAGTTTGCCTCTTTCGTATTACCAGTATCCGGACTATACCAGCTTTGTTTCCAAACTGAGCACACCCGATGCCGGAGCGCTGGAAGTAAACCGCAAGGATATGATGGCCGCTCTGGACCGCGTGCTTATTTTCAATACCGACAACAACCGCTGCACCTACTTTGATCTTGAAGCAGGTGAAGTTTCTCTGTCCTCTCAGGGACAGGAGGTCGGTTCCGCGTCCGAATCGCTGGAAGGCACCTACGACGGCAGCCTTAAGCGCATAGCCTTTCCCACGCGTAATCTTATCGAGATAATGAACCACTATCAGTCGGACTCCATGCGCTTCACGCTGACCGGTACCGAAGGCCCTTGCGGTCTGACCGGTGAAAACGACCCCGACTATCTGGTAATCGTTATGCCCATGAAGATAGTGGAAGAGACGTACTACAGCGAGGAAGAAGTCTAA